From the genome of Candidatus Neomarinimicrobiota bacterium:
TCCTGACTTCCTCGGGCGCCGGAATCTGCCATTATGAAAACAGGGTTGAAACCCTGCTTATCTTTACTCAGATGATTCATCATTTTTACTGAAGTTTCATTAGTTGCGTGAGTCCAGACATCAATCACTTTGTTATATCTCTCACCTTCAGTAAGGATCTGGCGGGAGAATTTGTTTTGGATAGTGCTGATTTCTTCATTCGCCTTATCTATAATGCTCTGTTTTTCTTTCGGTATGAGAACATCATCAATGGCGATGGAAACACCGCTCTGAGTTGCGAATTTGAAACCGAGGTTTTTCAGATCATCAAGAAACTGAACTGTTCGGTGGTTACTAACCGCCAAGAAAGAATTGTAGATAATTGTCTCGATTTTTTTCTTGTTAAGCAGTTCATCGATGTATTCAAGCTCATCTGGCACAATTGAATTAAAAATTGCCCGACCTACAGTGGTTCGCTTGTACCACTTACCTTTATGCCGGACATCAACAATGGCATGCAAACCAATGGATTTGTTCTCGTAGGCCATGAGAATCTCATCCAAGCTGGAAAACAGACGCCCTTCCCCGAGATCGCCTTCTTTCTCCTTAGTAAGGTAATATATGCCCAGAACCATGTCTTGAGATGGGATAGCCAGCGGATAACCGTGAGCTGGATGAAGAATGTTGTGGCTTGAAAGCATGAGCATACGCGCCTCCATCTGTGCTTCTACAGAGAGTGGGACATGGACAGCCATCTGGTCGCCGTCAAAGTCGGCATTAAAAGCCGCACATACCAGAGGATGGATCTGGATCGCTTTACCATCCACAAGCACCGGTTGAAAGGCCTGAATGCCGAGACGGTGCAAAGTTGGAGCCCTGTTGAGCATAACCGGGTGATCACGCACCACATATTCCAGGACCTCATAGACCTCAGGTGCTTTCTCCTGAACCAGTAGTTTTGCACTCCTGGGAGTGTTGGCCAGTCCCCGGGCAATCAGCTCATGAATGATCTGAGGCATGAAAAGTATGGCTGCCATATCCTTGGGCAAGCCACATTCATGCAGCTTTAACTCAGGACCGACAACAATAACGGACCGCCCAGAGTAATCGACACGTTTACCAAGGAGATTCTGACGAAAACGACCCTGTTTCCCCCGGAGCATATCGCTCAGGCTTTTGAGCGGTCTACGTGTGCCACTGCTTACAGCGGTTCCCCGGCGCGAGTTGTCGAAAAGTGTATCAACAGCTTCCTGCAACATCCGCTTTTCATTTCGGAGGATGACGTCCGGTGCTTTGATTTCCATCAACTGCTTGAGGCGATTGTTCCGGATAATCACCCGCCTGTAAAGATCGTTCAGGTCACTTGCGGCAAAACGTCCTCCTTCAAGAGGAACAAGGGGTCTGAGCTCCGGCGGGATTACTGGAAGCACTGTAACAACCATCCACTCAGGCTTGTTAAGCCGAACTTTCAGCGGAGACGGATAAAAGGCCTTCACAACCTTCATGCGCTTTAAAGCATCTGATGTCCTTTGCTTAGAGCGAGAGGTTTTAATGACATCCTCCAACTCCTTCATTGTTCTAATTATATCAAGTGTTGTAAGTGCATCTCGGACGGCAATGCCTCCCATTGCAGCATAGAAATAATTACCTTCGTCTTGATCTTCTTCTGAGACTGAATGCTTACCATACTGACTTTCAAGCTCACGATATTCAACTTCGTCAAGTAATTCCATACGCTTTCTATCAGTTTCGCCGGGATTAATGATGACATAGGACTCGTAATAAATAACTTTTTCCAAGTTACGTGTAGATATTCCAAGCAGATGATTAAGTTTGCCGGGAACAGAGCGGAGAAACCAAATATGGACAACAGGAACGGCCAGAGTGATATGACCCATCCGTTCTCTGCGAACCTTTTTTCTCGTTACCTCTACACCGCACCGGTCGCAAATAATTCCTCTGTAACGGATACCTTTATACTTACCGCAGTGACACTCATAGTCCTTCACCGGCCCGAAAATCTTTTCACAGAAAAGACCGTCTTTTTCCGGTTTGTAAGAGCGGTAGTTGATCGTCTCAGGCTTGAGAGTCTCGCCGTAAGATCGTCTCAGGATGTCTTCAGGAGACATTAGACCGATGGAGACTGATTTGAAATTGTTTGAAACGTCTTTGTCGTGCGGTTTAATGTAGACCAATTCGGACTCCTTCCACTAATTGTGTAACTGAATATCCACACATAATCCTTGAAGTTCCTTAACAAGCACGTTAAAGGATTCCGGAATCGAGAAATCAGGAATATTGTCACCTTTCACAATGGCGTTGTACACTTTTGATCGGCCCTCAACATCATCTGATTTCCCAGTTAACATTTCTCTGAGGGCATAGCTGGCACCATAGGCCTCCAGTGCCCAAACTTCCATCTCTCCAAATCGTTGACCCCCATCCTGGGCCTTTCCACCCAGCGGCTGCTGAGTTATGAGAGAGTATGGTCCGGTGGCACGAGCATGCATCTTATCATCAACCATATGAGCAAGTTTCATCATGTAGATGGTGCCCACGGTAACAGGATAGTCGAATTTCTCACCAATACGGCCGTCCCACAGATCCACTTTACCTGTCACTGGCAATTTTGCCTTTTTCAGTTCCTCCTCAACATCCATCGGTGCAGCACCATCGAATGGAGCTGTTTCATATCGTTTGCCTAGTATCTTGCCGGCCCAACCAAGCATGGTTTCGTAAAGTTGACCGAGGTTCATACGAGATGGCACACCGAGCGGATTGAGTACGATGTCTACAGGGGTACCGTCTTGCAAGAAAGGCATGTCCTCCTCAGGAACGATAACAGCTACTACACCTTTATTACCGTGACGGCCGGCCATCTTATCACCCACCTGTAGCTTCCGTTTATTGGCAATATAGACCTTGGCCAGTTTAGAAACACCGGCTTGAAGTTCATCACCTACCTGAAGCTTGTAGATCTGCCTCTCTAATAACTCTTCGGCCTCTCTCCATTCACGGTTAAAAGAGTTCCACACCTGCTGGATTTGAACCCAAACACTGTTGTCCGTCAACCAAGGCTGTTCTCTGGAAACCCGCTCAAGATCAAGCAACTCAAGACGTTTGGCCGTCAGCTTGGTGGAAGCTTTAACAAGTGTTTTTCCGGTAGCAACATCACGAAGACCGTTACTGGTTTGATCCAGCATCAGTTTATCGAGCATCTCATCGCGGGATTTCTTCAGTTTTCTTTTGGAACGGCGTGTCTCTTCCTGAAATTTTTCTATCTGTTTCTTTTCAGTCGCACGAGACTGTTTCGTTTTTCTCTCGAAAAGTTGAGTTCTGATCACCACACCATTGGTCCCAGGAGAAGCTTTTTTGGAAGCATTCTTCACATCACCCGCTTTTTCACCAAAAATGGCCCGAAGAAGTTTTTCTTCTGGGGTTGGATCTGTCTCGCCTTTAGGTGTGACCTTACCTATCAGAATATCACCTGACTTCACCCTTGCTCCTTGCCGCACAATTCCGTCCTCATCCAGATCTTTCATCGCCTCATCACCAACGTTTGGGATCTCAGACGTCAACTCCTCCTCACCGCGTTTAGTATCACGTACCTCAAGGTCCACCTCAGAGATGTGAACAGAGGTAAACGTGTCATTCTTAACTAATTTTTCACTGATGACAATTGCATCCTCAAAGTTGTAACCACGCCAAGGCATAAAAGCCACAAGTATATTGCGGCCAAGTGCCAATTCCCCTGAATCGGTGGAAGGACCATCAGCAAGCAAATCACCTTTCTTCACCTTCTGCCTTTCCTTCACCACCGGGCGCTGGTTCATGCATGTGTCCTGGTTTGTGCGAGAATACTTTATTAGAGGGATCTTGAGCAGGTTCTGTTCAGCTGAAACAGCCAGATCTTCAGGGATTTCCTTTGTGCGAATGACAACTTCTTTACCGTCTACTCTATCAACCACACCTGAGACCGGAGAAAAAAGTGATGTACGCGAGTCTCTAGCGATCACTGTTTCCATACCAGTCCCAACAATGGGTGCTTCAGGACTGATGAGAGGCACTGACTGCCTCATCATATTGGATCCCATGAGTGCGCGGTTAGCATCATCATGTTCTAGAAAAGGAATCAAAGTTGCTGCCACACTTAAAATCTGGTGTGGAGCCACATCCATGTATTGCACTTCCTTCGCCTCAACCACCGGAAAGTCACCGCGTATCCGGACACGAATGCGATCTTCAGTGATTTCTCCCTTCTCATCCAGATTGTACAAAGTCTGTGCAATCTTTGACCTGTCCTCGTCCTCAGCAGAAAGATACTTAATCTTTTTTGTGACAAAGGCATTTCCATTCTTTCGCCGCACCAATCTGTAGGGCGCTTCAATAAAACCTAGCTCATTCACCTTGGCGTATGTGGCAAGAGAAGAAATAAGACCGATGTTTGGTCCTTCCGGCGTCTCGATAGGACATAGCCTTCCGTAGTGTGTGTAATGAACGTCACGAACTTCAAAACCGGCACGTTCGCGGGTCAAACCTCCAGGACCGAGGGCTGACACACGGCGCTTATGTGTGATTTCCGCCAGCGGATTGGTCTGATCCATGAACTGGCTCAACTGACTCGTCCCAAAAAATGTGTTGATAACCGTGGTGCAGATACGCGAGTTAATGAGGTCCTGAGGGGTCAGACTCTCCGCCTCTCTCAGGTTCATTCGCTCACGGACAGTTCTCGCCATTCTGCTAAAAGCGATGGAGAACTGATTCGTCAACTGTTCACCAACGGTCTTCATGCGACGATTTCCCAAGTGATCAATATCATCGGGGCCGCGCAATCCTTTGCGCATTTCTATGAGGTAGTGGATTACTCGAATCAGATCCTCAGTTGTTAAAACAGTGTGGTTGAGATCCACATCCAGGTTAAACTGCTTGTTAAGACGGTAGCGACCGACCTTTCCGAGGTCATACCGCTTTGGGCTAAAGAACATTCTCTCAATAAACTTTTGGGCTGTTTCAAGGTTGGGCGGCTCTCCGGAACGGAGATGCTTGTACATTAGAATAAGTGCTTCATCAGTGTTATGCGTCGGATCCTTCTGCATGGTGTTCAGAAGAAGTTCACCAGCCAACTCATTAATGGGAGATACAATTTCAAGCTCCTTGATTCCGGAACTTATTAGATCGTTAAGAAGCTCAACGGTAAGTTCAGTTCGGCTTTCGGCAAGAATTTCACCTGTTTCAGTATCTACGAGATCGTCAACCAGAACTTTGCCAATAAGTTTCTTCGATGTTTTTGCATTGAGTTTTGATTTTCTAGAAAGTCCGAAAACCCTGAAGATATCGGCGTCAGTTGAAAAACCGAGCGTCCTGAGGAGAGATGTAACAGGGAATTTCCGGCGCCTGTCTATAATGACGTAGATACAATCCTGAATATCGGTTGTGAAATCAATCCAGGATCCCCGAAACGGAATCACTCTTCCCTGATAAAGCCGTGTACCGTTGGGATGGGTGTATTCATCAAAGAAGACACCAGGTGAGCGTTGCAACTGACTCACAATGACACGCTCAGCACCGTTGATGACAAACGTACCTCTGCTGGTCATAAATGGGATATTCCCGAAGTAAACTTCCTGCTCTATGGAATGTGCATATTTGGAACGATCAAACTCATCTGTAATATGGAGAATGAGCCGGACCTTCAGAGGCACAGCATAAGTGACACCCCGCTCCATACACTCCTCCGGACTGTACTTTGATATACCGAAATAGTAGCTCTTGTATTCGAGAATGTAGTTCTTGTGCGTATCCTCAATAGGAAAGATGTTCCCCAAAACTTCGTGAAGACCGTGGGGATCGCGTTGATCCTCCGGTTTATCAAGTTGAAGAAAATTCCTAAATGAATCTACCTGAACACCAAGCAGGTCTGGCATTGGTATGGCAGAGGAGATCTGCGAAAATGAATGTCTGTCCATGGTCCGGTTAATTGCCAAAACTACGCTCTCCTTTTTGAATTGTTGTGAAAACCACTAATTTCTGAAAAAGAAAGAAATGCTACTGCAGTTCAACAGTGGCCCCAGCTTCTTCCAACTGTGTCTTCATCTTTTCAGCTTCGGCTTTGGCGACACTTTCTTTGATCGGTTTTGGCGCACTTTCAACAAGATCTTTGGCCTCTTTCAGACCAAGCTCTGTGATGGTGCGAACAACCTTGATCACTTGGATTTTCTTGTCGCCAACTGAAGCTAGAACTACGTTAAAGCTATCCTTCTCCTCTTCAACGGCAGATTCCCCGGCGGCGGGAGCAGCAACAGCCGTTGCGGGTACAGCAGCAGTAACACCAAACTTATCTTCGATCTCGCTGATCAGCTCTGAGACTTCCAACATGTTAGCTTTCTCAAGATAATCGAGCACATCAGCACGTGAAACTTTTGCCATGGTTCTTTTCCTCTCTATCTGTTAATCGGATATTGAATCCTTAAGATTGTTCAACACATTTACAAAACTTGACATTGCGCCTTTGAGCGTAGATGCAAGTTTTGACATTGGCGATGAAAGCCCGCCCACAAGTTTCCCGAGCAAAACTTCCCGGGATGGAAGATTTGCCACTGAATCAAAAGCAGCATTATCCATAAGCTTACCTTCAAAAATAAAGGCTTTGAGCTCTGGCAAGTCGTGCACTTTATTGAATTCTTTTATTATGCGTGCCGGAACAGTAGGGTCATCATAACTGAGCGCTACAGCTGTCGGTCCGTCAAAAACACTGTTCAAATCTTCAAGCCCGGCTTTTTCGGCAGACAGTTTCGCAAGCGTATTCTTTATAACACGGAACTCCACAGCGTTGGCAGTAAACTTCCTCCTCAGTTCAGTGATATCTCTCACGTTCAAACCAAGGTAGTCAGTGAAATAGATACCCGCCGCCGCCTGAAACTTTGAAGTGATTAAATCAACGGATTCGATATTTTGCTGGTTCGGCATTTTTAGTTCAGTCCGTGAAAGCTTTGTCTACTTTGATTCCGGGTCCCATGGTTGAGGAGACAGTTACTTTTTTTAGATAGGTGCCCTTAATCCCTGCCGGTTTAGCGCTCATAATGGTCGAAAGAACCGATCTGAGATTCTGCGCAAGTTGATCTTCTTTAAATGATTTTTTCCCTATGGGTGCGTGAACGATTCCATTCTTGTCTACACGAAGCTCAATCCTGCCTGCCTTAATTTCACTGACAGTAGCGGCCACATCCTTGGTGACTGTACCACTCTTTGGATTTGGCATGAGTCCTTTTGGGCCAAGCACCTTACCCAGTTTCCCGAGCTTCGGCATCATATCCGGTGTCGCTACGATGACATCCATTTCGTCCCATCCTGACTCAAGCTTAACAAGAAATTCATCGCTTCCGGCATAATCAGCACCAGCTTCCTCAGCAGCCTTGAGTTCTGGACCGGATGCCAAAACCAAAACGCTCACCTGTTTGCCACTTCCATGTGGAAGAGATGTGGTAACACGTATATTTTGGTCGG
Proteins encoded in this window:
- the rpoC gene encoding DNA-directed RNA polymerase subunit beta', with the translated sequence MSPEDILRRSYGETLKPETINYRSYKPEKDGLFCEKIFGPVKDYECHCGKYKGIRYRGIICDRCGVEVTRKKVRRERMGHITLAVPVVHIWFLRSVPGKLNHLLGISTRNLEKVIYYESYVIINPGETDRKRMELLDEVEYRELESQYGKHSVSEEDQDEGNYFYAAMGGIAVRDALTTLDIIRTMKELEDVIKTSRSKQRTSDALKRMKVVKAFYPSPLKVRLNKPEWMVVTVLPVIPPELRPLVPLEGGRFAASDLNDLYRRVIIRNNRLKQLMEIKAPDVILRNEKRMLQEAVDTLFDNSRRGTAVSSGTRRPLKSLSDMLRGKQGRFRQNLLGKRVDYSGRSVIVVGPELKLHECGLPKDMAAILFMPQIIHELIARGLANTPRSAKLLVQEKAPEVYEVLEYVVRDHPVMLNRAPTLHRLGIQAFQPVLVDGKAIQIHPLVCAAFNADFDGDQMAVHVPLSVEAQMEARMLMLSSHNILHPAHGYPLAIPSQDMVLGIYYLTKEKEGDLGEGRLFSSLDEILMAYENKSIGLHAIVDVRHKGKWYKRTTVGRAIFNSIVPDELEYIDELLNKKKIETIIYNSFLAVSNHRTVQFLDDLKNLGFKFATQSGVSIAIDDVLIPKEKQSIIDKANEEISTIQNKFSRQILTEGERYNKVIDVWTHATNETSVKMMNHLSKDKQGFNPVFIMADSGARGSQDQIKQLAAMRGLMAKPKKSMTGSKGEIIENPITSNFREGLSVLEYFISTHGARKGLADTALKTADAGYLTRRLVDVAQDVVIMKEDCGTINGVWISDLKEGEEIIEAISERIRGRVLQEDVYIENEIVLKAGTLVDNAVADDFISYDVDRVFIRSVLTCEAYRGVCVKCYGTDLNTNKPVSMGSAVGIVAAQSIGEPGTQLTLRTFHIGGTASRIIEESEKKTKRDGAVEFSENLEFGEVIDKQEVSGKPIKRVLVRNSSIKIIDSKGGISVYNVPYGATLEVENGKKIKAGKVLFVWDPYTDVILARNSGKMQFIDMVEGETYQEEAVEGGKKQLVTIEARNRRLAPHLDILDKDDNTVAGGTILPVKAVLMVKDGQEVKAGEVLVKIAKDIGKTRDITGGLPRVAELFEARKPKEPAVVTEIDGLVNFGEVKRGIREIMVKGAHDVSKKYKVPYGRHVIVHEGDRVSAGDRLCEGAISPEDILNILGTVNVQEYLVNEIQEVYRLQGVRINDKHIEVIVRQMMQKVELDDPGDTHFLSSDRVNRADLKKENERVLKSGVITDSGGSSYLEGDLILKSDQLKTNKQLKEEGKTAIKTRKTKPATSKALLLGITRASLNTESFISAASFQETTRVLTDASTEGRGDNLLGLKENVILGRLIPAGTGFKDAMNPMVKKIDSEEEIDSEEEIDYAVEKETVEEV
- the rpoB gene encoding DNA-directed RNA polymerase subunit beta; amino-acid sequence: MDRHSFSQISSAIPMPDLLGVQVDSFRNFLQLDKPEDQRDPHGLHEVLGNIFPIEDTHKNYILEYKSYYFGISKYSPEECMERGVTYAVPLKVRLILHITDEFDRSKYAHSIEQEVYFGNIPFMTSRGTFVINGAERVIVSQLQRSPGVFFDEYTHPNGTRLYQGRVIPFRGSWIDFTTDIQDCIYVIIDRRRKFPVTSLLRTLGFSTDADIFRVFGLSRKSKLNAKTSKKLIGKVLVDDLVDTETGEILAESRTELTVELLNDLISSGIKELEIVSPINELAGELLLNTMQKDPTHNTDEALILMYKHLRSGEPPNLETAQKFIERMFFSPKRYDLGKVGRYRLNKQFNLDVDLNHTVLTTEDLIRVIHYLIEMRKGLRGPDDIDHLGNRRMKTVGEQLTNQFSIAFSRMARTVRERMNLREAESLTPQDLINSRICTTVINTFFGTSQLSQFMDQTNPLAEITHKRRVSALGPGGLTRERAGFEVRDVHYTHYGRLCPIETPEGPNIGLISSLATYAKVNELGFIEAPYRLVRRKNGNAFVTKKIKYLSAEDEDRSKIAQTLYNLDEKGEITEDRIRVRIRGDFPVVEAKEVQYMDVAPHQILSVAATLIPFLEHDDANRALMGSNMMRQSVPLISPEAPIVGTGMETVIARDSRTSLFSPVSGVVDRVDGKEVVIRTKEIPEDLAVSAEQNLLKIPLIKYSRTNQDTCMNQRPVVKERQKVKKGDLLADGPSTDSGELALGRNILVAFMPWRGYNFEDAIVISEKLVKNDTFTSVHISEVDLEVRDTKRGEEELTSEIPNVGDEAMKDLDEDGIVRQGARVKSGDILIGKVTPKGETDPTPEEKLLRAIFGEKAGDVKNASKKASPGTNGVVIRTQLFERKTKQSRATEKKQIEKFQEETRRSKRKLKKSRDEMLDKLMLDQTSNGLRDVATGKTLVKASTKLTAKRLELLDLERVSREQPWLTDNSVWVQIQQVWNSFNREWREAEELLERQIYKLQVGDELQAGVSKLAKVYIANKRKLQVGDKMAGRHGNKGVVAVIVPEEDMPFLQDGTPVDIVLNPLGVPSRMNLGQLYETMLGWAGKILGKRYETAPFDGAAPMDVEEELKKAKLPVTGKVDLWDGRIGEKFDYPVTVGTIYMMKLAHMVDDKMHARATGPYSLITQQPLGGKAQDGGQRFGEMEVWALEAYGASYALREMLTGKSDDVEGRSKVYNAIVKGDNIPDFSIPESFNVLVKELQGLCVDIQLHN
- a CDS encoding 50S ribosomal protein L7/L12, whose product is MAKVSRADVLDYLEKANMLEVSELISEIEDKFGVTAAVPATAVAAPAAGESAVEEEKDSFNVVLASVGDKKIQVIKVVRTITELGLKEAKDLVESAPKPIKESVAKAEAEKMKTQLEEAGATVELQ
- a CDS encoding 50S ribosomal protein L10 yields the protein MPNQQNIESVDLITSKFQAAAGIYFTDYLGLNVRDITELRRKFTANAVEFRVIKNTLAKLSAEKAGLEDLNSVFDGPTAVALSYDDPTVPARIIKEFNKVHDLPELKAFIFEGKLMDNAAFDSVANLPSREVLLGKLVGGLSSPMSKLASTLKGAMSSFVNVLNNLKDSISD
- a CDS encoding 50S ribosomal protein L1, with the protein product MKHGKRYNSSAESVDRMKEYSVEDAVGIIKSAAHTKFDETIEIAINLGVDPRHSDQNIRVTTSLPHGSGKQVSVLVLASGPELKAAEEAGADYAGSDEFLVKLESGWDEMDVIVATPDMMPKLGKLGKVLGPKGLMPNPKSGTVTKDVAATVSEIKAGRIELRVDKNGIVHAPIGKKSFKEDQLAQNLRSVLSTIMSAKPAGIKGTYLKKVTVSSTMGPGIKVDKAFTD